Within Eremothecium cymbalariae DBVPG#7215 chromosome 3, complete sequence, the genomic segment GTATTCTGTGATAACAAAACGGCAATCTGAAGGTACGCATAATCACGTACAAGTTCGTCATCTAGAGATATTTCAAAGACATAAGATTGGTCCCTAGGAAAAGTTGGGAAGGCACATAGATCGGAGGATCTATTGAAAAAGTGACCATAGAAACAACTCATTCTTAAACCAGTGGAACCACGAGCCCTCATGACAGCTTCCATAGACAAATCCATGGTTATATGTTTGGaaaattcttttgaaaactttgtaACATCTATTAAGTTCAAAGCTGTGAATCCAGGATAAAAGTGAGTCTGGCCACCTGTGTATCTTGCTAAACTGGATAAGGATGCAACATCTAGATAATCATCTGATgctaaaaacaaatcaattgTGACTTGTGTTGTGTTGCAATCAATAGTGAAGCTCTTATAAAAAGCATCTCCACAGCTCAAAAGTTGTGAAGCCTCCTTGTTAGTATTCACAACACTAGCTTCatttcttttatttagCTTGCCAATACCAACGTTAGGTAGAGTAGCAGAAGTAACAATAATCTTACCACCGATACTTTTTATTAAGTTGTGAGCGGCCTTTAACGCCGGGCCCAAAGCAAATTTTGGCAAGATATTCGATTGGAAGATCTCAGGGATTTGGcttaataatttttccaCATTGGCTCTGCATTGTTTTAGGGTGACAAACATCGTGTCTGGCATTGGCATAAACGGTTCGTCCAAATCCACAACATCCATCATCTTAATATGATCACCTTCTTCATCGGGGGGGATAGAGAAATAATGGATAGTATGATCAACAGCCAAAATAGTAATTCTAGTTCTTTCATCATGATTTGGCAAAGAGTCCAACGACTCTAATAAAGTTCTTGTAGCAGTAGCTAGCAATCCATTTTTTATAGAATTCTGTGAAACATCAAAGATAAAAGCGTAACAAGATGGAGGTGGCAATCTCACAGCATATTCCCTTGGCGCTAAATATTCGACTACGGCGTGCTGAATTTCATTTCTTTCATAACGATTTACTGGGATACCTTGCGAATCCATGTCAAATGCGTTTGGAACGTCGTTTCCCAAGCCACAGAAATTACATCTCCAACGTCTGCCACCATCCAAAAACATCACAAAGGGATTAATATAGGAACGACAACGTCTGCAACGAACAATGCACCCATCAGTGTTCAAAGGCGGAGGGTTTATACTGTCATCAAGGTGCTGGTACGGCCTAATAACCATAGCTAACGGcaattttgatttcttcaataaagaATTGGACTTTGGAAGAGCATTCAAGGTACATCTCAAATAGTCTGGCGAAGCATTGGCATCTTCAGACGGAGCCACAATTTTATCAGGTGGTACCAACAacggtggtggtggtaaTGAAAGATCAGTAATTGGTGGCGGCAATTCCTGAAACAAATCAATTTGATATAATTGATTCATAGGCTTACCAATTGCAATGTGACTATAAGGTTGCTCGTTATATTGTGAACCAGCCACAGGATCTGCAACCACAGGCCGTGATGGGGCTCCTGCTTGGTAAAACGAATTAGGGTCAACCACTGGAACATTGTGTAATTGCATATTCCCCATTGAATTGGTAGCCTGGTCAATCTGCTGATGGAGCTGTTGCTGAGCAGGAGTCAAGAACTGTTGTGCTTGCTGCGGACCAGGAGCTACTGCAATTCCAGGAGCTGCTGCGTACCCTGGTGAACCTGCGGGAGGCGGAGCGCTATATTGGAATTGAGTTTGAGGGTAGACGCGTTTCTTATGATGTGACATTATAGTCGAATATTTTGGCAACAATGACGAGAAACGGCTGTTGTTAGAGTAATCTTAATATGAGGAAATGGTCGTTCTTCTGATACTGCGCAATTTCTGCTAACTTGACTGTAGTTGTGGAGTGTTGATTTTGCCACCTTGTTCGAATTTCGTACCGTCCCAATATCCGGGTAACTAAGCAAGTATTTAGCACGTGataatcacgtgatgatACGTTTAGGGAATTGGAGTAtagttttttaatattatctaCAACTTATAAAAAGGGTAATGCAACTTAAGCAAGCCCCTTCCCACCCTGTTTATTCACATTAAGGTGAAATAGGATCAATGGAGTGTATTGAGATTTATAATCTAGTGGACGGTTATGAGGTCCATTGCCCTGCGTTGATTATACATGGACGGTGTCGTTCTAGCGGTGCGACTGCAATTCAGGTTCAGCATAGCCAGCTTCCTTCTTTGACATATGCAGTTAATCGGCATGGATTCAAGGCCCTAATTTATCTAACTAGAGGGAAAAATGCTTTACAGTTTGTAACGAATGAAAATGAGCAAATTAGTTTGACATGTTCTTATGAGCCGTTACTTCAGAATCCTCCAATCCATCTGTGCTTGTTGCTAGCCAGCGATTCTCCTATGGTGTTTGATTCGCCAGCATCACAGAAGGCTAAAGAGGGTGGGAATGGGATGGATCTAGCTGTTAA encodes:
- a CDS encoding uncharacterized protein (similar to Ashbya gossypii ADL239C) — its product is MSHHKKRVYPQTQFQYSAPPPAGSPGYAAAPGIAVAPGPQQAQQFLTPAQQQLHQQIDQATNSMGNMQLHNVPVVDPNSFYQAGAPSRPVVADPVAGSQYNEQPYSHIAIGKPMNQLYQIDLFQELPPPITDLSLPPPPLLVPPDKIVAPSEDANASPDYLRCTLNALPKSNSLLKKSKLPLAMVIRPYQHLDDSINPPPLNTDGCIVRCRRCRSYINPFVMFLDGGRRWRCNFCGLGNDVPNAFDMDSQGIPVNRYERNEIQHAVVEYLAPREYAVRLPPPSCYAFIFDVSQNSIKNGLLATATRTLLESLDSLPNHDERTRITILAVDHTIHYFSIPPDEEGDHIKMMDVVDLDEPFMPMPDTMFVTLKQCRANVEKLLSQIPEIFQSNILPKFALGPALKAAHNLIKSIGGKIIVTSATLPNVGIGKLNKRNEASVVNTNKEASQLLSCGDAFYKSFTIDCNTTQVTIDLFLASDDYLDVASLSSLARYTGGQTHFYPGFTALNLIDVTKFSKEFSKHITMDLSMEAVMRARGSTGLRMSCFYGHFFNRSSDLCAFPTFPRDQSYVFEISLDDELVRDYAYLQIAVLLSQNTGQRRIRVITVCLPTTDNLAEVYASADQLAMTAYYAHKGIETVMNSGFEAAREYLDKSVQDVLATYKKEIAMSNTAGGAPLRLCANLRMWPLLMHSMTKHMAFRSGRIAADHRAAALNALESMPLPHFIKTIYPTVYSLHDMPDEAGLPNENGEIVLPQPINATSSLFERYGLYLIDTGMDIFLWLGGDAVPELVMDVFGTQDIMQIQIGKGELPILEDSEFNERVRNVICKLREHDDVIIFKTLHIVRGASPSEPVNHASAKEVASLRLWATSQLVEDKVQSSFTYREFLQSMKTKISK